GAAGTAGGCCCGGCCATAGCCGCCCGTGGCCAGGATTGTCTTGTGAGCGCGGAAGCGGTGGATCGTGCCGTCAGCCATGGACAGCGCCATCACCCCGCGGCACGCACCGTCCTCCATGATCAGATCGAGCGCGAAATACTCGATGAAGAACTCCGCCGAATAGCGTAGCGACTGGCCATAAAGCGTGTGCAGCATGGCGTGGCCCGTACGGTCGGCGGCTGCGCAGGTGCGCTGAGCCGGCGGCCCCTCGCCGAAATAGGTGGTCATGCCGCCGAACGGCCGCTGGTAGATGCGGCCATCCTCGGTACGGCTGAAGGGCAGGCCGAAATGCTCCAGCTCGTAGACGGCCTTGGGTGCCTGCCGGCAGAGATACTCGATCGCGTCCTGGTCGCCCAGCCAGTCCGACCCCTTCACCGTGTCGTACATATGCCAGCGCCAGTCGTCCGGCCCCATATTGCCGAGCGAGGCGGCAACGCCGCCCTGAGCGGCCACCGTATGCGAGCGCGTGGGGAACACTTTGGTGATGCAGGCCGTGCGCAGGCCGGCCTGCGAGCAGCCGAGAGTGGCGCGCAGGCCGGCGCCGCCGGCGCCGACCACCACCACGTCGAAGGTGTGGTCCGTTATGGGATAGGCGCGCCCGCCGATATTGAAGGACTTCGGAGCTGGGCCTGTGCCCTCGCCGTTTTGTCCGTTGCTGGCCATTCCTGTGATCCCAATCAGCTTGCTGTTGCGGCCGGCACGGCGGCCGGCGGCACCTGCGAAAGGTTTGCGCTTACGGCGATGCTGACGATGGCAAAGAGCGACACCAGCGCCACGGCGATCGAGAAGAAGGTGTTGGCCAGCAGCGCCAGCACCTTCAGCCCCTCGGAATGTACATAGTCCTCGATGATCACCTGCATGCCGAGGCGCATGTGATAGGTCACCGACAGAATGAGGGCGATGAGGGCGATCGCGGCCAGGGGATGGCCCACCCAAGCCATCATCTCGGCGCGGGTTGCGCCGATATTCGCCACGATGGTGACGGCGCCGAACAGCACGAGCGGAATATTCGCGATGGCCGTGATGCGCTGCCACACCCAATGATCGGTACCGCGATGGGCCGCGCCCAGGCCGCGCACCCGTGCGAGAGGTGTTCTGATCCTCATGCCCTCATCCTCTCAGGAGGTAGATGCCGGCCCAGACGAGCAGGGTGAGCCCGAGCGAGCCGATCAGCGTCAGCCAGGCAATGAGGCTGGCGGAGCGCCGGTCCATGGCTTGCCCCGTGTCCCAAATCAGATGGCGGATGCCGCCCAGCATGTGGTGGATCTCGGTCCAGGTATAGCCGAACAGGATGAGCAGGCCGAGCCACGACCCGAAGAACCACTGGGCAGCCTCGAACGCCCGGTCGCTGGTGGCCGCTGCCAAAAGCCACCAAGCCAGCAGCGCGGTGCCGAAATAGAGCGCCCCGCCGGTGATGCGATGGGCGATCGACATCATCATGGTGATCCATGGGCGGAAGATCTGCAGATGGGGCGAGAGGGGGCGGTCCACTGTCCTCATGGTCATCCGGTCTGGAGGCTTGCATCACCCACGGGAATGTGAGCGACGTTTTCGTTTAGAACTGGTCTCAACTCAAGTCAAATTGGGGAGCCGGCTTATGCAATTCTCGCAATCCTCGCATGTGCGCGGTCAGCAGGGAATTAACGCCCAGTAATCAAGCTCGAGGATAACGCCATCCTCGTGTCCTTGGTCCGTCTTGCCCGGGAAATCGGAACAGGGCCTGTCGCACGTCGCGAAAGTCACGATGCGGAGCGCGCCGACATCCTGCCGTTCGGGCAGAGGCTGCCGGTCGACGATCTCCGACCAGGCATAGACGGTGCCGCCGGCAAACAGCGGTGCCACATGCCGTCCACCATTGATCGCGGCGATGTGGAAGGCATTTGCCAGGCCGTTGAAGGATAAGGCCCGGGCGAGCGAGATGACGTGGCCGCCATAGATCAGCCGGCGTCCGAACCGCCCCTTCGCTTCCGAATGCTGGTTGAAATGGACCTTGGCCGTATTCTGATAGAGCCGAGTGGCCAGCATGTGCTCGGCTTCTTCCACGGTCATGCCGTCCACGTGGTCGATGCGCTCGCCGGCCGAATAGTCCGCCCAGCGCGCGCTCGAGCCCGAGAGGGCGTCATCCCACTGCCGGCCCGCGATCTGGGGCAGCGCATGGCCGAACGCAGTCGGCGCAACCGCCGGGGCGAGCTGCGGCACGCTCTGCTCGCCCACTTGCGACCTTTCATCGCGCTTTCGCACCATCACCCACCGAATGTAGCTCAGCACCAGCTCGCCATGCTGGTTGAAGCCCTCGGATCGCACATAGATGACACCCGTCTTGCCGCTGGATGTCTCCTTGAGCCCGATCACCTCCGATTGCGCCGACAGGGTGTCGCCCGTGAATACGGGGCGGGTGAACCGGCAATCCGCATAGCCGAGATTAGCCACCGCATTGAGCGAGATGTCCGGCACGGTCTTGCCGAAGACGATGTGGAACACGAGCAGGTCGTCGACCGGACGACGCGGATAGCCCACCGCTTTGGCGAAGGCATCGGACGACTGCACCGCGAAGCGCGCGCCATAGAGCGCCGTATAGAGCGCCGTATCGCCCTCGGTGACCGTGCGGGGCGTCGCATGCCGGATCACCTGGCCGATGCGGAAATCCTCGAAGAAGTTGCCCGGGTTGGTCTTCATCACGCGGCATCCCGCTCGGCGATGGCATCCGCCATGGCGACAACCCGGCGGGCGACCTCGCAATGCAGCCGTTCCACCATCCGTCCATCGAGCTCGATCGCCCCTTTCGCGGCATTCTCGGGCCGCTCGAACGCGGCAATGATCTTGCGCGCCGCCTCGATTTCGCTTTCGGCAGGACGGAACACCTCGTTCGCAACCTCGACCTGGCCAGGATGGATCAGCGTCTTGCCGTCGAAACCGAACAGGCGCCCCTGTCGGCACTCGGCCGCAAAGCCTTCCTCGTTGCGAAAATCGTTATAGACGCCGTCTATGACATCGAGACCATAGGCCCGGGCAGCCGCCACGCAGGTCATCAGCCACGGCACCATGGCGGCGCGGCCTTCGCCAAGGCCGGCGCGCGTCTCCTTGGCAAGATCGTTGGTGCCCATCACGAGGCACACGAGCCGGCTGCCGCCTGCCGCGGCCGCGATGGCGCCCGCATCCAGCATGGCGAGCGGCGTCTCCATCATGGCCCATAGCCGCACCTTGTCCGGCGCGCCCGCCTGATCGATACGGCCCGAGATCGCGCTTATATCCTCAGGACCGTTCACCTTGGGCAGCAGGATGCCGTCCGGCGAAGCAGCGATGGCCGCGGTGAGATCTTCCTCGCCCCACGGCGTGTCCAACCCGTTGATGCGGATGATCAGCTCGCGCCGGCCGTACCCTCCTCCGGTCACCGCCGCCGTGACTTGCTGTCGCGCCGACGCCTTGGCATCTGGCGCAACCGCGTCCTCGAGATCCAGAATCAAGGCATCGGCCGGGATCGACTTGGCCTTTTCCAAGGCGCGGCTGTTCGACCCCGGCATGTAGAGAACGCTGCGGCGCGGCCGGATGATCATTCAAAGAGCCCCCTTCCATTTTTCGCAAGTGCGTGACGGTAATAGATCAACGGACCGCATGCCAAGTGGCAAGGCAGCTCGGCCGTGCAGCTCTTAGACGGATTGACCAGTCATGACAGCGGATAGCACCTATTTCGATGTGGTGATCGTGGGTGGCGGCGTAATGGGCAGTGCCGCCGCCTACTTCCTGACCCATGAACCCCTGTTCACCGGGTCCGTTGCCATCATCGAACGGGACACGAGCTTTGCGGAATGCTCAACCGGGCGCTCGGCCGGCGGTCTGCGCCAGCAGTTCTCCACCCCGGAAAACATCGAGATGTCGCTTTACGGCCTGCAGTTCATCCGCAGGCTAAAAGAACGCTTCGGCCCCGATGCGGATGTGAGCTTCCGCGAGCAGGGCTATCTGATGCTCGCTTCGGAAACCGGCCTGGAGACCCTGCGGGAGAACGTGGAGCTGCAGCGCTCCTACGGTGCCGACATCGTGCTCTATAACGAGGCGGAGCTGCACGAGGCTTTTCCCTGGTTGTCGACCGAGGGCCTGGTCGCCGGCGCCTTCGGGCGCAGTGGCGAGGGTTGGCTCGATCCCTTCAGTCTGATGACCTTGATGCGCAAGGCTGCGCAGGCAAAGGGCGCATCCATGATCACCGGCACCGTGACGGGGTTCGCCATGAGCGATGGCCAGGTGGAAGCGGTCGAGCTGAGCGATGGCCGCAGGATCGGTTGCGGAACCCTCATCAATGCGGCGGGGGCCGATGCGGGCAAGGTCGGCGCCATGCTGAGCATCGAGCTGCCGGTCGAGCGGCGCAAGCGCTTCGTTTTCGTGTTCGACTGCCGCGATGCGCCTGGGCGCTGCCCGCTGACGATCGAGCCCACCGGCCTCTACTTCCGTCCGGAAGGTGCCCATTTCATCACCGGGCTCGGTCCCCTCGAAGGCGAATGGGATACTTCTGACCTTGAGGTCAATCACAACTGGTTCGAGGAGGAAATCTGGCCGCGCCTGGCGGCCCGGGTCTCGGCCTTCGAGGCCATCAAGCCGACCGGCGCCTGGGCCGGGTTTTATGACTACAACACGTTCGATCAGAACGCGATCATCGGCCGCCATCCCGATTTCGATAACCTCTACCTCATGAACGGCTCCTCCGGCCATGGCCTCCAGCACGGCCCTGCGGCGGGGCGTGCCATCAGCGAGCTGATCGTGCATGGAGCCTACCAGACGATAGACCTGTCGCGGCTGTCCTATGACCGTATCCGCCGGGGCGAGCCTCTGTTCGAGAAGAACGTTGTATGACCAGGGACGCGGTTGTCGGTGTAATCCTCGCCGGCGGCCGCGGTTCGCGCCTGGGCGGCGTGGACAAGGCACTGGTCGATCTCGGCGGCGAGCCGCTCATCGCCCATGGCATCCGCCGGCTTCAGCCGCAGGTGGCCGCCCTGCTCATCAACGCCAATGGCGATGCGCAACGGTTCCGTCAGTTTGGCCTCCCGGTCGTTCCGGATGAGAATCAAGCTTCGCGTGCCGGTCCCCTCGGCGGCCTTTTGGCCGGAATGCGGGCGACGAGCAGTTTAGTTCCGGATACGAAATGGCTGGTCAGCCTGCCCTGCGACACGCCCTTTCCTCCGGCCGACCTGGTCGAGCAGCTCCTGCGGTGCGCGGGCGACGCGCTGGTCATGCGCGCTGCATCGGGTGGCCGTGTGCATCACTTGGTCGCCGCTTGGCGCCTGTCGTTGTTCCGCGATCTGGAGCAGGCGATTGCCAGCGGAATGAGAAAGGTCGCGGCTTGGGTAAGCCGGCATGAGCCGCATGTCGGCACGGTCGAATTTCCAACTGAGCCCTTCGACCCGTTCTTCAACATCAACCGGCCGGAAGACCTCCGGCAGGCTGCACTGATCCTGTCTAGCCAACCCGAACGGCAGTCTCCGGTCCGCAGCGGCTGAGAAGGCTGAGCATATGGTCCCGGCGCAGCGCGATGCACCCTTCGGTCGGCGCATAGCCTGGGCGCGCCAAATGCATGAAGATCGCACTGCCCTTGCCCGGCACCACCGGCTCGTCGTTATAGCCGAGCACAATCACCAGGTCATAAAGATGGTCCTCGCGCCACATGGCCTCGGCGCTGGCCGGATAGGGCAGGCGCACCGGCCGGTTGTAACGACGGTCGCGAGGATCGTCGCACCAGCCATCATCCGGTGCGATCGCCCAAGCCTCAAGCCCGGTCACCGGCAAGGGCACCCGGTCGGGGCGGTAAAGCAGGAACCGCATAGGCCATAGGCCGATGGGGGTTGCCCCGTCGCCCTCGCGCTTCAGCATCCTGATCCCGCCGCGGCCGATGGCGCAGGGCGGCGCGACCGGCCCGAGACACAGGCGCGCCTTTGTGCTGCTCGGCGATACGGTGATCAGGCGGACTTCTCTAAGCGGGGCGGGCATCCAATGACCAGGCTCAGCCAACGAGGGGCGGAATATTAGCCGCGCTCATCACCTCTGAAAATGAGCAAATTCTTGATCTTGCCCGAATTATGGGCTTCCTTGAACAGGGGCGTACGAGCACTTTAGTAAGTGGCGCGTTCAACAGGTTCTTGTGAAAACGATATCCTATGGCCAGTACGACCAAAATTCTCGTTGTTGACGACGATGACGCGTTGCGCGAATCGCTTCTCGAGCAGTTCGCTCTCCACGAGGAATTCGATGTAAGCGAGCGCGAGAATGCCACGGGTGCCAGGGAGGCCGTTCGCTCCGAGCACGTGGACCTCGTGTTGCTCGATGTCAATTTGCCCGACCAGGACGGCCGCGACGCCTGCAAGCAGATCCGCGCCGACGGCTTCAAGGGGCCGGTGATCATGCTGACCGCCCAGGACAGCGAGACCGACGCCATCACCGGTCTTGAGTCCGGCGCCAATGATTACGTAACGAAGCCGTTCCGGTTTGGCGAGCTTCTGGCCCGCATCCGGGCGCATCTGCGCCAGCATGAGCAGAGCGAGGACGCGGTTTTCACCATCGGCCCCTACACGTTCCGGCCGAGCGCCAAGCTGCTCGTCCGCAAGGACAACTCGAAAATCCGGCTCACCGAAAAGGAAGCCGCCATCTTGAAATATCTCTATCGCGCCGGGCAGAAGGTTGTCGGACGCGACGTCCTGCTGCACGAAGTCTGGGGCTACAACGCCGGGGTGACGACACACACCCTGGAAACCCACGTGTACCGGCTGCGGCAGAAGATCGAGGCCGATCCGTCCAACGCGGCATTGCTCGTCACCGAGGCAGGAGGCTATAAGCTCGTTCCATGAGCGTCAGGGCGCGGGTCGAACTGCTGCGGCGTATACCGCTCTTCTCCGATGCGGCGGATGCCCATTTGCAGCTCCTCGGCTTTGCCATGGATACGGAAACATTCGCGCCCGGCGATGCCATCATCGCCCGCGGGGAGCGCGGACAAAAGGCCTATATCATTGAAACCGGCACGGCGCGCGTAACAGAACCGGACCAGCTGGCGGAGGACAGCAGCACCCTGGTCGGGCCGGGGGCGTGCCTTGGTGAGTCCGCCATGGTGGCCGACCTGCCCTACAGCCTCACCGCAATCGCGCAGACGGACGTACGTTGCCTGCGGTTGACCCGTGAGCTTTTCTACCGGGTTGCGGAAGAGTTTCCCGATTTTGCGGAATTGGTGCTCTCGGCCGTTTCCCGCAGGCTGGACGAGTCCGTCCGTGATCTGCGCGAGGTGGAATCCGCCTTTCGCCGCGCCAAATCCTTCTCCAGCCTCTGAGCGGAGCCACTTTTCATGGTCGAGCTGAAGGGGGCACGCGCGACAGGCTTCGTCCAGCGGCCCGGCACCGAATTCAACGTTGTCCTCGTCCACGGCAGCGATGAAGGCCTGGTGCGGGAGCGCTGCCAGATGCTGGTGCGCGCCATTGCCGGCGCCGTCGATGATCCCTTCACCGTCGCCCGGCTGGACGAGGAGATCCTTGCGGCCGACCCCGCTCGCCTTGCCGATGAGGCGCTCGCCATCTCGCTCCTCGGCACCCGCCGCGTGGTCTGGGTCCGCGGCGCTGGCGCGCACACGGCAAAGGCGGTGGCGAATTTTCTTCCCCATGCCAAGGGCGACACCCTGGTCGTCATCGAAGCCGGGAATTTGAAGAAGTCCGATAAGCTCAGGCAAGCGGTTGAACAGGCACCCAATGCCGCCGCGATCGCCTGCTATGCGGACAGCGACGCTGATATTCGTGGGCTGATCGAAGAGACATTGCGGATCGAGGGCCTGACCATCAGCCCCGAAGCGCTCGAGGCTTTTTCTGCCCTGCTTGGGAGCGACCGTCAGCTCTCCCGCAACGAGATCGAGAAGCTCTGCTTGTATGCGAAAGGCCGTGGCCGCATCGAACTGGCCGACATTGCCCAAATCTCCGGCGATGCCTCGCATCTGGCGGTCGACGATCTCATGGACTGCGTCTTCGGCGGCGATATGGTCGGTGCCGACCATCATCTCGCGCGCCTGCTGGATGCGGGCACCCAGCCGGCCGCCCTCATCATCAGCGCGGCCAATCATCTCGCGCTGCTGCGGCGGCTCTGCGTCCAGATGCGCTCGGGTTCACAAGCAGCGAATGTGGTGGCCGGTGCCCGCCCGCCGATCTTCTTCAAGCGGCAAGCCGCGATTGCCCGCCAGCTCACCCTCTGGCCGCTCGAGGCGCTGCTTGGAGCCGGTGCCACCATCGCCGATTGCGAAAGGCGCACGCGCCAGATGGCGGGGCTTGATCACGAGCTTGTCGGGCGCCTTCTGCTGACTCTGGCCCGCTCTGCGCAAGCCCGCCGGGCATCGGCGGCCTGACAGCCGCCCGCGGGTTCAGGAACCCGCCAATCGCCGGCAGATCAGGTCCAGCTGATCGAGCGTCTTATAGCGGATGCGCACGTCTCCGCCCTGTTCGCCCCGGTGGGTGATGGTCACCGCCAGCCCGAGCGCCTCGTACAGCCGTTTCTCCAGCGCAACCGTATCCGTATCCTTGGCCACCGCCCTCCGCGGCTTTACGGTGCGCGGTCTATCCTCTTGCACGGCCCGTGCCAGGGATTCGGTGTCACGCACGCTCAAGCCTTGTGCGATGATTCGCTCGGCGAGCTCCTCCGGCCGGTCGGTCGCAATCAGAGCGCGAGCATGGCCCGCGGACAGCGACCCGCCCTCCAACAGCTCGATGACCGGCCGTGGCAGAGTCAGCAGCCGCAAGGTATTGGCAATGTGGCTGCGGCTCTTGCCCACCGCATCCGCCAGCTGCTGCTGGGTATAGCCATAGAGCTCCATCAGCTGCCGGTAACCTTCCGCTTCCTCTACCGGGTTGAGGTCTTCCCGCTGGATGTTTTCGACCAGCGCCACTTCGAGCGCTTCCGCGTCCGTGAGCTCCCGGATGAGTACCGGCACCTCGTAAATGCCCGCCTTCTGCGCCGCCCGCCAACGCCGCTCGCCGGCCACGATCTCATAGCGGCCTTCATCGAGTGGCCGCACCAGAAGCGGCTGCAGCACGCCCCGGCTGCGCACCGACTCGACGAGCTCGTCCGTGTCATCGTCCCGAAAGGTCTTGCGTGGATTTCGTGGGCTCGGCACCAGGTGTTCGATGGGCAGCTGGCGGAAGCTGCGGGCACCCTGGATGAAGCCCTCCTCACTGCCGCCATCGCCGATCAGGGCGGCCAGGCCCCGCCCGAGACGCTTCTTCTGTGCTTGGACCATAGGGGCCTCACCGCTGGACAGGGTCGCTCTGTTCTGCATACGCTCAAGCCACTCTCAGGTTGCGTTCTCGGCGGATCATTTCGGATGCGAGCCGGATATACGCCTGGCTCCCGATGCAATTGTTGTCATAAAGCAGCACCGGCTTCCCGTGGGACGGCGCTTCGGAGACGCGAACGTTGCGTGGTATGACCGTTTCATAGACCTTGTCGCCGAGCACGCTACGTACGTCTTCCGCAACCTGCTCCGAAAGGCTGTTGCGGCGGTCATACATGGTCAGCACAACGCCTTGGATGACCAGGCGTGGATTGAGGTTGACCCGCACCCGTTCCACGGTCTTGAGCAACTGGCTCAAGCCTTCAAGCGCGAAGAACTCGCATTGAAGCGGAACGAACACCGCATCTGCCGCGCAGAAGGCATTAATGGTCAGCAGGTTCAGCGATGGGGGGCAGTCCAGCAGGATGTAGTCGTAGCGAAGGCCGGTTTCCCGCGAGAGCACGCTGATCGCATCGGCGAGCCGGAAGGTCTTGCGGTCGAAATCGGACAACTCGATCTCCGCCCCGAGCAGATCCATGGAGGAAGGCGCACAGTCGAGCCGGGGTATGCCTGATTCGACAATCACGTGGTGCAGCCGTGCTTCACCTATCAGCACGTGATAGGTCGACCGCATTTGCGCCGTTCGCGGGATGCCGAGCCCCGTGCTCGCATTGCCCTGCGGGTCCAAGTCGATGATAAGCACCTGCTCGCCCACCGCGGCCAAGGCGGTCCCGAGATTGATCGCCGTCGTGGTCTTACCGACACCACCCTTCTGATTAGCCACCGCGAGAACGCGTGGGGAGAAATGGGGGGGCGAAGCAGTCATACTTCAATTCCTGTGTACAGCCTGGCGAATCACCAGGATGCGACCCGATGCGTCAACCAAGCTTGGATAAACGTCTGCGTCGATTCTCCAAGATTTAGCTGCTTCGGTCAACTCGCTCTCCACATCTTGTCCCTTAAGAAAAACCGCGCCAAGCCCTGCGCCAAGAAAACCCTGCGCCAGCTGAAGCAGCCGGGCGAGTGGCGCCAGCGCGCGGGCGACCGCCACTGCGGGCTGCGGCACCAGCGCCGTCACGTCGACCTCTTCGATTCGTTTCGGTATGACTCCAGCGGGCGCATCGGTCATCCTGATGGCATTCGCCAGAAAAGCCGCTTTCTTGCGGTTGCTTTCGATGAGATGGGCGAAAGCCGGCGAGCCCTCCGGAAAGGCAAGAGCAAGGGCGAGCCCAGGGAAACCCGCCCCGGAACCGAGATCGACGAGAGACTGTTCGGTGTCGAGAAAGCGGCGAAGCTGCAGACTATCGGCAATGTGGCGCTGCCAGATATGCTCTGCCGTGCTTGCGCCGATCAGGTTGATGGAACGGTTCCAGCGAATCAGCACATCCACATAGCGCTGCAGCCGCGCCATGGATTCACGTGAAACACCGAACTGTTCCGCCACCACTTCCGGGTGCGAAAAATCCGGGCGCGCCGTCATGCGCTCTTGCGCCTGTCCTCGCGCCGGATATGGGCGAGAAGCAGCGTGAGGGCCACTGGCGTCACCCCGTCGATGCGGCTCGCCTGCCCCAGCGTTGCCGGCCGCACCCGTGACAGCTTATGCCTCACCTCGGTGGAAAGTCCCGGAATCGCATCGTAATCGACGTTGGCCGGAATAGTGCGGTTCTCCTCGCGCCGGAACGCCTCCACATCCTGCTGCTGCCGCGCCAAGTAGCCGGAATAAAGCGCGGTGGCCTCCAGCTGCTCCAGCGCAAAGGCAGGAAGCGTGCCAAAGGCTGGCCATACCCGGATCACATCGTCCATCGTGATACCGGGAATGCCGAGCAGGTCGAGCACCGACCGGCGGATGCCATCGCGGTTGACTTTGATGCCGTGGCGCGCGGCTTCATCCGGTGTAAGCCGATGGCTCTCGGCCATTTCACGTGAAACATCGAGGATCCGCTTGCGCTCGCGATAGCTCGCCATGCGCTGCCCGCCGACGATGCCCCAGCTGTCGCCCAGCTCGGTCAAACGCTGGTCTGCGTTATCTGCTCGCAGGGACAACCGATATTCGGCCCGGGATGTGAACATGCGGTAGGGCTCGGTCACCCCGCGCGTAACCAGATCATCGACCATCACCCCCAAATAGGCCTGCGCCCGGTCAATCGTGACGGGCGTCGTGCCGCCAGCCGTCCGCGCGGCATTCAGGCCGGCCAGCAGCCCTTGGGCCGCCGCCTCCTCGTACCCGGTGGTGCCATTGATCTGCCCCGCGAGAAACAGGCCGGGAAGCCGCTTGCATTCCAACGTCGCATGGAGCTCACGCGGGTCCACATAGTCGTACTCGATCGCATAGCCCGGGCGAATGACGCGCACCTTCTCGAGCCCGGGGATCGTGCGCAGAAACGCATCCTGCACCTCTTCCGGCAGCGACGTGGAAATACCGTTGGGGTAAACCGTATGGTCGTTGCGTCCCTCCGGCTCGAGAAAGATCTGGTGCGACAAGCGCTCCTTGAACCGAACGATCTTGTCTTCGATTGAGGGGCAGTACCGCGGCCCCGTGCTCGTGATCGCGCCGGAATAGATGGCAGAACGCGTGAGATTATCGGCGATCAGCCTGTGAGTGGCCGCCGTGGTATGGGTGATGAAGCAGGAAATCTGCGGCTGGCGGATGCGGTCGGTGAGAAAGGAGAAGGGAACGGGCCGCTCATCGCCCTTCTGCTCCTGCAGTCGCTCCCATGCAATCGTCCTCCCATCCAGCCGCGCCGGCGTGCCTGTCTTCAGCCTTCCCAGGGCGAGACCGGTGGTCGTCAGCCGCTCGCCCAGCAGCGAGGAGGGCGCCTCGCCCACCCGGCCGGCGGGGATCCGCCGTTCGCCGATATGAATGAGCCCGCGCAGAAACGTTCCCGTGGTGAGCACCACGGCGCCTGCCGCGATGCGACGGCCGTCCTCCAGCACCACCCCGCACACCGACCGCCCATCTTGGACGAGGTCGGCCACCGCACCCTCGATGACGTGAAGGTTCGCCGTTTCGGCCACGGCGGATTGCATTGCCTTCCGGTAAAGCCCACGGTCCGCCTGCGCCCGGGGGCCCTGCACGGCCGGCCCCTTGCTGCGGTTCAGCAGGCGGAACTGAATGCCGGCCTGGTCGATCACGCGCCCCATGAGGCCGTCCAGGGCATCGACCTCCCGCACCAGGTGCCCCTTGCCCAGCCCTCCTATGGCAGGGTTGCAGGACATTTCGCCAATGGTCTCGAATCGGTGGGTAACGAGCGCAGTGCGTGCTCCGAAGCGACCTGCGGCAGCGGCGGCCTCGCAGCCAGCGTGGCCCCCGCCGACCACGACCACATCGAAGAATGGATGTGCACCCGCCATATTTCACTCGTTAGGCTGGAGCATCGAGCCAGCTCACGTCATGCGTGTTTCACGTGAAACCTACTTGCCGATGCAAAATTCGGAGAAGATCTGGCCAAGGATGTCCTCGATGTCAATGCGTCCCACCAGCTTGCCCAGGTACCAAGCAGCCCGACGTAGATCTTCGGCCACCAATTCGTCTGCCGGTGTAGCAGCGGCCGCGAGCAGGTGGTCGCAGCACTTCGACAACGCGACACGGT
This genomic stretch from Rhodoligotrophos defluvii harbors:
- a CDS encoding L,D-transpeptidase family protein, with product MPAPLREVRLITVSPSSTKARLCLGPVAPPCAIGRGGIRMLKREGDGATPIGLWPMRFLLYRPDRVPLPVTGLEAWAIAPDDGWCDDPRDRRYNRPVRLPYPASAEAMWREDHLYDLVIVLGYNDEPVVPGKGSAIFMHLARPGYAPTEGCIALRRDHMLSLLSRCGPETAVRVG
- a CDS encoding MaoC family dehydratase; amino-acid sequence: MMKTNPGNFFEDFRIGQVIRHATPRTVTEGDTALYTALYGARFAVQSSDAFAKAVGYPRRPVDDLLVFHIVFGKTVPDISLNAVANLGYADCRFTRPVFTGDTLSAQSEVIGLKETSSGKTGVIYVRSEGFNQHGELVLSYIRWVMVRKRDERSQVGEQSVPQLAPAVAPTAFGHALPQIAGRQWDDALSGSSARWADYSAGERIDHVDGMTVEEAEHMLATRLYQNTAKVHFNQHSEAKGRFGRRLIYGGHVISLARALSFNGLANAFHIAAINGGRHVAPLFAGGTVYAWSEIVDRQPLPERQDVGALRIVTFATCDRPCSDFPGKTDQGHEDGVILELDYWALIPC
- a CDS encoding cyclic nucleotide-binding domain-containing protein — its product is MSVRARVELLRRIPLFSDAADAHLQLLGFAMDTETFAPGDAIIARGERGQKAYIIETGTARVTEPDQLAEDSSTLVGPGACLGESAMVADLPYSLTAIAQTDVRCLRLTRELFYRVAEEFPDFAELVLSAVSRRLDESVRDLREVESAFRRAKSFSSL
- the sdhC gene encoding succinate dehydrogenase, cytochrome b556 subunit; translated protein: MTMRTVDRPLSPHLQIFRPWITMMMSIAHRITGGALYFGTALLAWWLLAAATSDRAFEAAQWFFGSWLGLLILFGYTWTEIHHMLGGIRHLIWDTGQAMDRRSASLIAWLTLIGSLGLTLLVWAGIYLLRG
- the holA gene encoding DNA polymerase III subunit delta — translated: MVELKGARATGFVQRPGTEFNVVLVHGSDEGLVRERCQMLVRAIAGAVDDPFTVARLDEEILAADPARLADEALAISLLGTRRVVWVRGAGAHTAKAVANFLPHAKGDTLVVIEAGNLKKSDKLRQAVEQAPNAAAIACYADSDADIRGLIEETLRIEGLTISPEALEAFSALLGSDRQLSRNEIEKLCLYAKGRGRIELADIAQISGDASHLAVDDLMDCVFGGDMVGADHHLARLLDAGTQPAALIISAANHLALLRRLCVQMRSGSQAANVVAGARPPIFFKRQAAIARQLTLWPLEALLGAGATIADCERRTRQMAGLDHELVGRLLLTLARSAQARRASAA
- a CDS encoding HpcH/HpaI aldolase/citrate lyase family protein; amino-acid sequence: MIIRPRRSVLYMPGSNSRALEKAKSIPADALILDLEDAVAPDAKASARQQVTAAVTGGGYGRRELIIRINGLDTPWGEEDLTAAIAASPDGILLPKVNGPEDISAISGRIDQAGAPDKVRLWAMMETPLAMLDAGAIAAAAGGSRLVCLVMGTNDLAKETRAGLGEGRAAMVPWLMTCVAAARAYGLDVIDGVYNDFRNEEGFAAECRQGRLFGFDGKTLIHPGQVEVANEVFRPAESEIEAARKIIAAFERPENAAKGAIELDGRMVERLHCEVARRVVAMADAIAERDAA
- the mobA gene encoding molybdenum cofactor guanylyltransferase MobA, yielding MTRDAVVGVILAGGRGSRLGGVDKALVDLGGEPLIAHGIRRLQPQVAALLINANGDAQRFRQFGLPVVPDENQASRAGPLGGLLAGMRATSSLVPDTKWLVSLPCDTPFPPADLVEQLLRCAGDALVMRAASGGRVHHLVAAWRLSLFRDLEQAIASGMRKVAAWVSRHEPHVGTVEFPTEPFDPFFNINRPEDLRQAALILSSQPERQSPVRSG
- a CDS encoding NAD(P)/FAD-dependent oxidoreductase, yielding MTADSTYFDVVIVGGGVMGSAAAYFLTHEPLFTGSVAIIERDTSFAECSTGRSAGGLRQQFSTPENIEMSLYGLQFIRRLKERFGPDADVSFREQGYLMLASETGLETLRENVELQRSYGADIVLYNEAELHEAFPWLSTEGLVAGAFGRSGEGWLDPFSLMTLMRKAAQAKGASMITGTVTGFAMSDGQVEAVELSDGRRIGCGTLINAAGADAGKVGAMLSIELPVERRKRFVFVFDCRDAPGRCPLTIEPTGLYFRPEGAHFITGLGPLEGEWDTSDLEVNHNWFEEEIWPRLAARVSAFEAIKPTGAWAGFYDYNTFDQNAIIGRHPDFDNLYLMNGSSGHGLQHGPAAGRAISELIVHGAYQTIDLSRLSYDRIRRGEPLFEKNVV
- the sdhD gene encoding succinate dehydrogenase, hydrophobic membrane anchor protein; its protein translation is MRIRTPLARVRGLGAAHRGTDHWVWQRITAIANIPLVLFGAVTIVANIGATRAEMMAWVGHPLAAIALIALILSVTYHMRLGMQVIIEDYVHSEGLKVLALLANTFFSIAVALVSLFAIVSIAVSANLSQVPPAAVPAATAS
- a CDS encoding response regulator transcription factor, with translation MASTTKILVVDDDDALRESLLEQFALHEEFDVSERENATGAREAVRSEHVDLVLLDVNLPDQDGRDACKQIRADGFKGPVIMLTAQDSETDAITGLESGANDYVTKPFRFGELLARIRAHLRQHEQSEDAVFTIGPYTFRPSAKLLVRKDNSKIRLTEKEAAILKYLYRAGQKVVGRDVLLHEVWGYNAGVTTHTLETHVYRLRQKIEADPSNAALLVTEAGGYKLVP